TATCCCCAAGCCTAGACTAAGTGCAGGGGTCCTGAAAAACATTTCCACAGGGAAGGTCGGGGTCCCAGGCTCATGGGTGTCTTCTCACTGCCTTTAGCAGAACAAAAATGAGTAAAGCAAAGCTTCTTGCTTCAGAAATATTCAGTCTAATACAGTGTGTACCCTACACCTAATCATCGCTTCATTCCAGAAGCTTTAATTGCACAAAATTCACTGGGAAAGGCAtgatatttgtctgttttttaaggATAAGGTTGGTATTGGCTCAAACTTATATTTATTCTCCGCAAAGAGTCCCTCCCAGGTTTGTAATCCTGATGTAAGAGGGTGCTGCACCAAGTCGCTTCTTTCCAACCTGTCCTACTTTGTGTAGAGGAGGAGAgcggggaaggaagaaaagagaaaaaaagcgcaaagaagtaaaaagaggcagaaggagagtcccttttccttgACACGGATGGCATGAATGGGCTTTTGCGGAGAAACTCTGCCTGACCCTGGAGTCTGAGTCAGGCAGAGTCTGAGTCAGGTGGAGTCCCAGTTAGAAGTCCTCTGAGGAAGCTGCACTAGAGTCACTGCCCTGAGACATCAACTTCCATGTCTTCCCCACCGCTGCAGTCTAAAGAGTTACTGCTTTCTTCCTCGTCGCCATCTTTCTTCCTGTTCTCTTCTGGTTCCATGGAGACATGACAGTTTACCCAAATAGTCTGTGATGCCTCTGTTCCTGCAGCCTGgagcccctgcccctccccaaacCCTTCTTGCAGACCCTTTGCTGATGAGGACTGCGGATCTGTTTGTCTCAAGCTGGGGGCCGGGCCTCCCATCATCGCCATATTCTTACCCTTAGCATAGGTCGATTCTTTGTATGCAGCATAATCTTCAGGTGACAAAGTCTTGAGCCAGAGATCCAATTCCACTTTGTATTCCTTCTGCAGCAACTCAGCCTGGCTCTTGTAATGATCCTTCTGGCTCTGCGGGATGCGCTGCCAGCGTCTGCCAATCTCTACCATGCGCTCCCTCAGGGACAAATGTTGCAGCTCCTTACTTGACCAGGAATCTTGGTGAAACTTGTGGTATCCATTCATGGGGGGTTTCTGAGGCTCTCCATGAAATTTTACCTTCTTGAAAAATTGATCCGTTTTTGGAAGAGACGTCActtcttcaatatttttctgAACTTTCTTTTGCACTTTGGTTTGAATCCTCTTGGAGATA
This genomic window from Pan troglodytes isolate AG18354 chromosome 12, NHGRI_mPanTro3-v2.0_pri, whole genome shotgun sequence contains:
- the LOC107966384 gene encoding putative upstream-binding factor 1-like protein 6; translated protein: MALPRSQGHWSNADILRLLECMENNLPSDDNGTFSSTQSHMDWGKVAFKNFSGEMCRLKWLEISCSLRKFSTLKKLVLEAKKCVKNTNKSQKGRNHPDFPKRPLTAYIRFFKENWPQYSQMYPGMRSQELTKILSKKYKELPEQMKQKYIQDFQKEKQEFEEKLVRFREEHPDLDQKGKKSDISKRIQTKVQKKVQKNIEEVTSLPKTDQFFKKVKFHGEPQKPPMNGYHKFHQDSWSSKELQHLSLRERMVEIGRRWQRIPQSQKDHYKSQAELLQKEYKVELDLWLKTLSPEDYAAYKESTYAKGKNMAMMGGPAPSLRQTDPQSSSAKGLQEGFGEGQGLQAAGTEASQTIWVNCHVSMEPEENRKKDGDEEESSNSLDCSGGEDMEVDVSGQ